In the genome of Cryptosporangium aurantiacum, the window CGCGACCGCCCAGCCGACAAGCGCGGCGGTGCGCCCACCGGCGGCAAGCCGCCGGCCCCAGCGGAGGACGACGTCGTGATGTCCCGTCCACACGAGAGGATCCCCCGGTTCCGGAGCGATCTGGGGTAATGACCGCGCCTCTCCGCGCCCGCCTTCGCCATCGGGTTCACCCTTCCCGTGCCGCATTATGAGAACTCGTGACCGCCGTAGCGTTCTGTTGTGGCCACAGAGTGAACTTTCAACGATGAGTACACAACTCATCACTGACTGGCGCTGATACCCGGGCGTATGAGCAATCCGGGTCGGCATTCGTCAACGCTGGTGCGGTGATCACGAACCGCCCACGTATGCACACTGTCCCCATTGGCCAGACCGGCACCAGAGGTCGATGCCGTGTCCGCCCAAGAGCCAGGCATGTTCGCCCGAGCGGCCGAACCGGCTCGTCCCAACGACCACGAAGAACCCTCCGACCTGCGGTCACACCGCACGGAACCCGGGGGTCAGCCCTACCTTTGTGGTCTTGCGCACACCATCCGCGCGGCTATCATCAGCCTCATCCGGGTGTATGAGAAGTGTCCACTGCGCAGGGCAGGAGCACGTCGATGGCCCGTGAGTCGTCCGAGCACTCCCCCGCTCACCGGGTGTGCGCCCACTGTGGGGGGCGACTTCGCCGCGACAACACCAACACACTGTGTGACCCGTGTCAGCGGAGTGCTCACACCGTAGAACTGCTGGCCCCGGTTCTCCCGCTCGATTTCTGGGCCGAACCGGAGATGCGTCAGGCCCTCGCCGATCACGACCTGGGCACCGTTTCCCAGCTCTATCGCGCGCGGACGCCGATCCGCCGGCAACACATGGTCGCCGAGCTCGTCGGTTTCTCTCAGGCGCATATCTCGCGTATCGAGCGGGGCCTCTGCGAGATTCGGTTGGACACGGTTCTGCGATTCGTCCAGGGCCTGCGGATACCCCCTCACCTGGTAGACCCCATCGGCGCTCCATACCTCGACGGATCAACGGCGCCCGAATTGCCAACTACCGTCCCTACTCATGCAGGGCATGAAGTAGGAGACAACATGCGACGTAGAAGTGTGCTGAAAGGACTGACCGGTGCCGCGGCACTGGTGGGGTTCTCGCTGGCGGGCGACGAGGACGAAGAAGCCCTCGCGAACGACGAATTCGGCCGCGTCGGCGAAGCGCACGCCGCGCAGTTGGAAGACGCTCCGAAGCATCTCTACAACCTCGATTACCGTTACGGCGGCGACACGCTATGTGATCAAGCCGCGGCGCAGTTGCGACGAGCGAACAAACTCCTCAACCGCGGCCAGTACAGCGAGGCAGTCGGCCACCGCCTCCAGGTGGCCACCGGCGAACTGGGCATCTGCGCCGGGTGGCTCGCGTTCGACGCCGGCCGCCAGGACCAGGCTCGCTACTGCTACACCGAGGCGCTCGCGGCGGCCCGGATGGCCAACGACCCCAACCTCGAGGTCCACGCGCTGGCGAACATGAGCATGCAGGCCGTGGCCCTCGACCGGCCGCGCGAAGGCTTGCACATGGCGCAGGCGGCACAGCGCGTCGCGAAACAGATCTCGACGCCGACGATGGACGCGCTGCTGGCCATGCGGGAGGCGCGCGCCTGGGCGAAGCTCAACGACGGCCCTGCGGCCCGCCGCGCGATGGTCCGCGCCCGCGACGCGTTCGAGCTGCGCACCGAGGACGAGGAGAAGCCGGTCTGGATCGCGTTCTTCGACGACGTCGAGCTGGCAGGCAACGAGGGCATGTGTGAGCTCGACACCGGTCGGGCGAACAAGGCGGCGTCCTTCCTCGAACTCGCTCGCGAAAAGCAGCGCGAGGGCATGGTGAGGAACAAATCCCTCTATACCGTCAGGCTCGCCTTCGCTACGCTCGCTCGTAGAGACGTGACGCGCGCCATCGAAATCGGTGAGGAGGCGCTGGGAATGGTCGTGAACGAAGTGACCAGCACCCGCACCCTCAACGAGCTGCGAGCCTTCCGGCGTCAGCTGGCCCAGGTCAGCACGTCGACCGCCGCCCGCAGTTTCATGGCGAGGTTTGATTCGACGGTCGTCGCGTGAATTCGGCCGCCGGTATCGGCGGCCGAATTCGATGTCGCCTAGCGGCCAACACGCAGGGCGAACATCCTCGTACAGTCGGTGGTTCTCACCCTTTGGCGGGCCGGTTCCGGCCCGGACGTCCGCGTGCCCGGACGGGGGTTCGCCGTCCGGTCAGCAGAAAGGCCGACGATGACCCCTATCACCCCAACCCGGCTCGTCACTCACGCCTACGACACCGGTGGCGCACGAGCGATCCAGGACGAGCTGTTCGCGCTGTACGCCGAGATCTACGCCGATCAGCTGAGTGATCCCTTCTACTCGGTGGAACGGTTCGCCGACCGCTTCGTCGGACACTCCGGCCGGTCGGGGTTCCTCCTGGTCACCGGGCGGATCGACGACGAACTGATCGGCTACGCGTACGGCGGTCCGCTGGGAGCGGCCACGCAGTGGTGGAACGGCCTCCGGGAAGAAGTGCCGCCGGACGTCGTCGCCGAGGACGGCTCCCGGACGTTCGCGCTGAACGAGATCATGGTGAAGGAGGGCTGGCGGCGGCGGGGGATCGCCCGCTCACTTCACGACACCTTGCTCGCCGATCGTCCGGAACGTCGCGCGACGCTGCTCGTCGATCCGGCCAACACCGCGGCGAAGGCGGCGTACCTGTCCTGGGGCTGGCAGCTGCTTGGCCACCTCCAGCCGTTCTCGGACGCGCCGATCTACGACGCGCTCGTCGTCGACCTGCCTCTGAGCCATCGAGCGGCGGGATGAAATTCCCTCAGATCCGGACGCAACTCCCGAAAGACCGTCACCCGAGCGGACGGGTCTCGTTGACCAGACCGTGCTGACTCCGCGTTCGTACTGCTCCCGGAAGTCAGGGCCGCGGCCCGAACAGCCGACGTCGCGGCCCGCTCCCGGGGAACACGTGCTGGCGGTGTCACCGTCCGGACGGCGGGATCGACACCGGGCCCATGCGCTGTATTGCAGCCGTCCGCGGCCGGTCGAGCGTGCGACCGGCCGTGACGCTGCCCCGGCGAAGGTTCACTGAACCGTCTCGCGGAGCAGGCGCGCAGCGATCGGTAGCTGGCTGCCCGCGGTCCGGGAGAGCACGTCCCACAGGGCCGGCACCGCGTTCCGATGACACCCACGCGCCGCGAGCAGGGTCGTCAGCCACTCCCGCCCGTCGCGCAGGATCGTCACGTCGTCGGTGAGCAGGGCGGCGGCGAGCGCGTGGAGCGCGTGGTCGACCGCGTACTCGGCTTCGGCGTCCAGTCCGACCAGGCGGTCCGCGCCGATCTCCCCGAGTGCGGCGAGCCAGGCGTCCAGCACCTGGACGGCCAGTTCCCGGTTCCGGATCAGGAGCTCGGACTGCTCCTCGGCGCCGGCGTGGGCGAGCGCGGGCACCGGCTCGGCGACCGGACGCAGCAGGGCGAGCACGTCGGCGGCCTCCCGCGGT includes:
- a CDS encoding GNAT family N-acetyltransferase, with product MTPITPTRLVTHAYDTGGARAIQDELFALYAEIYADQLSDPFYSVERFADRFVGHSGRSGFLLVTGRIDDELIGYAYGGPLGAATQWWNGLREEVPPDVVAEDGSRTFALNEIMVKEGWRRRGIARSLHDTLLADRPERRATLLVDPANTAAKAAYLSWGWQLLGHLQPFSDAPIYDALVVDLPLSHRAAG